The Pseudomonas azotoformans genome has a segment encoding these proteins:
- a CDS encoding efflux transporter outer membrane subunit: protein MTDSTFARLALFRGSRVASLVLCGVLLSACAVGPDYKRPEVIEPAQFKEAQGWRQATPSDSLARGAWWELYGDRQLNDLVVRLNTSNQTVAQAEARFRQAQALVRSSRGAFYPTVDLSAGKTRASQGTGSSNASLSSSSSGIRDTLNAQLGVSWEADIWGKLRRGLEANEASAEASSADLAAMRLSQQSELVQSYLQLRVMDEQTRLLQATLETYQRSLQMTENQYRAGVSGKDAVAQAQTQLKTTQASLIDLIWQRAQLENAIAVLIGEAPANFNLAVSKDIPALPQIPVSLPSQLLERRPDIASAERSVIAANANIGVAKAAYYPDLSLSLAGGYSSSTYADWISLPNRFWSVGPKLAMTLFDGGQRSAEVDRTVASYDETVAKYRQTVLDGFREVENYMVQLKVLEDEAVVSNEALDAARESLRLTQNQYKAGLIAYLDVVTTQATALSNERTVLTLLQTRLVASVQLIAALGGGWDGQTPIAEKD from the coding sequence ATGACCGATTCAACCTTTGCCCGACTGGCCCTGTTCCGCGGCTCCCGTGTGGCGAGCCTAGTGCTGTGCGGCGTGCTGCTCAGCGCCTGTGCCGTCGGCCCCGACTACAAGCGCCCTGAAGTCATTGAACCGGCGCAATTCAAGGAAGCCCAGGGCTGGCGCCAGGCCACTCCCAGCGATTCCCTGGCCCGTGGCGCCTGGTGGGAGCTGTACGGCGACCGCCAGCTCAATGACCTGGTGGTGCGCCTGAACACGTCCAACCAAACCGTGGCCCAGGCCGAAGCGCGCTTTCGCCAGGCCCAGGCGCTGGTGCGCAGCTCCCGTGGGGCGTTTTACCCCACCGTTGACCTGAGCGCCGGGAAAACCCGCGCCAGCCAGGGTACCGGCAGCAGCAACGCGAGCCTGAGCAGTTCCAGCAGCGGTATCCGCGACACCCTCAATGCCCAGTTGGGCGTGAGTTGGGAAGCGGATATCTGGGGCAAATTGCGTCGGGGTCTGGAAGCCAACGAAGCCAGCGCTGAAGCCAGCTCGGCCGACTTGGCGGCGATGCGTCTGAGCCAGCAGTCCGAACTGGTGCAAAGCTACCTGCAACTGCGGGTCATGGATGAACAGACGCGCTTGCTGCAAGCCACGCTGGAAACCTATCAACGCTCCCTGCAAATGACCGAAAACCAGTACCGCGCCGGGGTTTCCGGCAAGGACGCCGTAGCCCAGGCACAAACCCAGCTCAAGACCACCCAGGCCAGCCTGATCGACCTGATCTGGCAGCGCGCCCAGCTGGAAAACGCGATTGCGGTGTTGATCGGCGAGGCGCCGGCCAACTTCAACCTGGCGGTGAGCAAGGACATCCCGGCACTGCCGCAGATTCCCGTGAGCCTGCCGTCGCAACTGCTGGAGCGCCGCCCGGACATCGCCTCGGCCGAACGCTCGGTGATCGCCGCCAATGCCAATATCGGCGTGGCCAAGGCCGCCTACTACCCGGACTTGAGCCTGAGCCTGGCCGGTGGTTACTCCAGCAGCACTTATGCCGACTGGATCAGCCTGCCGAACCGCTTCTGGTCGGTGGGGCCAAAACTGGCCATGACGCTGTTTGACGGCGGCCAGCGTTCGGCGGAAGTCGACCGCACCGTGGCCAGCTACGACGAGACCGTCGCCAAGTACCGCCAGACCGTGCTGGATGGGTTCCGTGAAGTGGAAAACTACATGGTGCAGCTCAAGGTGCTGGAAGACGAGGCGGTGGTGAGCAATGAAGCACTCGACGCCGCCCGTGAGTCGTTGCGCCTGACGCAGAACCAGTACAAGGCGGGTCTGATTGCCTACCTGGATGTGGTCACCACGCAAGCGACCGCACTGAGCAACGAGCGCACGGTGTTGACCCTTTTGCAGACGCGCCTGGTGGCCAGTGTGCAATTGATCGCGGCATTGGGCGGTGGTTGGGACGGGCAGACACCGATTGCCGAGAAGGACTGA
- a CDS encoding putative bifunctional diguanylate cyclase/phosphodiesterase gives MLIGSYSPSLVVISLFVAILASYTALDLSGRIATAKGRAVYLWIAGGAMAMGVGVWSMHFIGMLALRLPFALGFDLGITALSLLIAVLSSGFALWLISQPRLPAWQLGFGALVMGTGIACMHYTGMAAMRMTPGIDYDPTLFGASLLIAVVASGAALWIAHNLRRNTPYVRLLRGGAAVVMGFAIVGMHYTGMAAARFADESFCGAALNGLSGKGLDNLVLVTTLAVLAIALLTSLLDARLEARTAVLADSLTQANQELTHLALHDMLTGLPNRTLLADRIQQAMQAVKEQGGCFALMFIDLDGFKPVNDAFGHHMGDQLLREVGLRLREDLRSQDTLARIGGDEFVLLVQLTQPDDALGLAERQVILINRAFQVAEHELKISASVGIAMFPGNGNNPQELLMNADAAMYHAKGMGKNGYSFFDVSMNTNARKQLQLLQDLRNAVEQEQFRLYYQPKFDAVSGIPVGAEALLRWEHPQQGLLLPATFIELAEKTGLIIPIGEWVLNEACRQMSLWYVQGYEDWRIAVNLSALQFCHAGLVKSVAAALERHQLPANSLTLEITETTAMSDADASMTVLQQLSDMGVDLSIDDFGTGYSSLMYLKRLPANELKIDRGFVRDLEHDSDDAAIVSAIVALGQALGLRIVAEGVETDVQQNFLTRLGCNSLQGYLLGHPLPAEGFMADIQRAEEAVAPDKSRA, from the coding sequence ATGCTCATCGGTAGTTATTCACCCTCGCTGGTCGTGATCTCGCTGTTTGTCGCGATCCTCGCTTCCTACACCGCTTTGGACCTTTCCGGTCGCATTGCTACCGCCAAAGGCCGTGCCGTTTATTTGTGGATCGCCGGCGGCGCCATGGCGATGGGCGTGGGGGTGTGGTCGATGCACTTCATCGGCATGCTGGCGCTGCGCTTGCCGTTTGCCCTGGGATTCGATCTGGGCATCACGGCGCTGTCGTTGTTGATCGCGGTGTTGTCCAGCGGCTTTGCCTTGTGGCTGATCAGCCAGCCGCGTTTGCCCGCCTGGCAACTGGGGTTTGGCGCGCTGGTCATGGGCACCGGCATCGCGTGCATGCATTACACCGGCATGGCCGCCATGCGTATGACCCCAGGCATCGACTATGACCCCACCTTGTTTGGCGCGTCGTTGCTGATCGCGGTGGTCGCGTCTGGCGCTGCGCTGTGGATCGCCCACAATCTGCGCCGTAACACCCCGTACGTGCGCCTTTTACGGGGGGGCGCAGCGGTGGTGATGGGCTTTGCCATCGTCGGCATGCATTACACCGGCATGGCCGCCGCACGTTTTGCCGATGAGAGTTTCTGCGGCGCAGCACTGAACGGCTTGAGCGGCAAGGGCCTGGATAACCTGGTATTGGTCACGACCCTGGCGGTACTGGCTATCGCCTTGCTCACCTCGTTGCTCGACGCACGCCTGGAAGCACGTACGGCGGTGCTGGCCGATTCCCTCACCCAAGCCAACCAGGAACTGACCCATCTGGCCCTGCACGACATGCTCACCGGCCTGCCCAACCGTACGTTGCTTGCGGACCGCATTCAGCAAGCCATGCAGGCCGTAAAAGAGCAGGGCGGTTGCTTCGCGCTGATGTTTATCGACCTCGATGGCTTCAAGCCCGTCAACGATGCGTTTGGTCACCACATGGGTGACCAGTTGCTGCGCGAAGTAGGCCTACGCCTGCGCGAAGATTTGCGCAGCCAGGACACCTTGGCGCGCATCGGCGGCGACGAGTTTGTGTTGCTGGTGCAACTGACCCAGCCGGACGATGCCCTGGGCCTTGCCGAACGCCAGGTGATCCTGATCAACCGCGCCTTCCAGGTGGCCGAGCATGAGTTGAAGATCTCCGCCAGTGTCGGCATCGCGATGTTCCCGGGCAACGGCAACAACCCCCAGGAACTGTTGATGAACGCCGACGCCGCGATGTACCACGCCAAGGGTATGGGCAAGAATGGCTACAGCTTCTTTGACGTGTCGATGAACACCAACGCACGCAAGCAATTGCAGCTGTTGCAGGACTTGCGCAATGCTGTGGAACAGGAGCAATTTCGCCTCTACTACCAGCCCAAGTTCGACGCCGTCAGCGGCATCCCGGTCGGCGCCGAAGCCTTGCTACGCTGGGAACACCCGCAGCAGGGGTTGCTGCTGCCGGCGACGTTTATCGAACTGGCGGAAAAAACCGGGTTGATCATTCCCATCGGCGAATGGGTACTCAACGAAGCCTGCCGCCAGATGAGCCTGTGGTACGTTCAGGGCTACGAAGATTGGCGCATTGCGGTAAACCTGTCGGCCTTGCAGTTCTGCCACGCCGGGCTGGTCAAGAGCGTGGCGGCGGCGCTTGAGCGGCACCAATTGCCGGCCAACAGCCTGACCCTGGAAATCACCGAAACCACAGCCATGAGCGACGCCGACGCGAGCATGACGGTGTTGCAGCAGCTGTCGGACATGGGCGTCGACTTGTCCATCGACGACTTCGGCACCGGCTACTCCAGCCTGATGTACCTCAAGCGCCTGCCGGCCAACGAGCTGAAGATCGACCGGGGCTTTGTGCGTGACCTGGAACACGACAGCGACGACGCAGCCATCGTCTCGGCCATCGTCGCCCTTGGCCAGGCCTTGGGATTACGGATTGTTGCCGAGGGTGTCGAGACGGATGTGCAGCAGAATTTCCTGACACGGCTTGGGTGCAATTCCCTTCAGGGTTACCTGCTGGGTCACCCGTTGCCGGCGGAAGGCTTTATGGCGGATATCCAACGCGCCGAAGAGGCCGTTGCGCCTGACAAAAGCCGTGCGTGA
- a CDS encoding SDR family oxidoreductase — MDKVVIITGGSRGIGAETALLAARQGYRICINYQSDEAAAHRVLEQVRALGAQAIAVRADVSIEDEVIALFHRVDAELGRVTALVNNAGTVGHKSRVDEMSEFRILKIIKTNVLGPILCAKHAVLRMSPKHGGQGGSIVNVSSVAARLGSPGEYVDYAASKGALDTFTIGLSKEVAGEGIRVNAVRPGYIFTDFHALSGDPDRVSKLESGIPMARGGRPDEVAEAIIWLLSDKASYATGTFLDLGGGR, encoded by the coding sequence ATGGACAAAGTCGTCATCATCACCGGGGGCAGTCGTGGGATTGGCGCCGAGACGGCCTTGCTGGCCGCTCGCCAGGGCTATCGTATCTGCATCAACTACCAGTCCGACGAAGCGGCGGCCCACCGCGTGCTCGAACAGGTGCGTGCACTGGGCGCCCAGGCCATTGCCGTGCGGGCGGATGTGAGTATCGAGGACGAAGTGATCGCGCTGTTCCACCGGGTGGACGCCGAACTGGGTCGTGTCACCGCACTGGTCAACAATGCGGGCACGGTGGGGCACAAGTCTCGCGTTGACGAGATGTCCGAATTCCGCATCCTGAAAATCATCAAGACCAACGTGCTCGGCCCGATCCTGTGTGCCAAGCATGCGGTGCTGCGTATGTCGCCCAAGCATGGCGGGCAGGGCGGCAGTATCGTCAACGTATCGTCGGTGGCCGCGCGCCTGGGGTCACCGGGTGAGTATGTCGACTATGCCGCGTCCAAAGGCGCACTCGACACCTTCACCATTGGGTTGTCGAAAGAGGTGGCGGGTGAAGGCATTCGCGTCAATGCGGTGCGCCCTGGTTATATCTTCACCGACTTCCATGCCTTGAGCGGCGACCCGGACCGGGTCAGCAAGTTGGAGTCCGGTATTCCCATGGCCCGTGGCGGGCGCCCGGATGAGGTGGCAGAGGCGATTATCTGGCTGCTGTCGGATAAGGCTTCGTACGCGACCGGGACGTTCCTCGATCTGGGTGGTGGGCGTTGA
- the mapR gene encoding GntR family transcriptional regulator MpaR (MapR regulates genes involved in Pseudomonas quinolone signal (PQS) production and anthranilate metabolism), with protein MKRYEKFADDIAELIRSGVLGPGQRVPSVRYASQTYGVSPSTVFQAYYLLERRGLIRARPRSGYFVNTHAPSPFSEPVVSEQVHESTEVDVSELVFSVLDSIKDPNTVPFGSAFPSPMLFPLPRLARSLASASREMDPRLVVTDMSPGNPQLRRQIALRYMVGGLMLPMEELLITNGALEALNLCLQAVTEPGDLVAIEAPAFYACLQVLERLKLKAVEIPVHPRDGIDLNALAQTLERYPIKACWTMTSFQNPMGATLPEAKKQALVELLRGHQVPLIEDDVYAELYYGQQAPKPAKAFDTEGLVMHCGSFAKSLAPGYRVGWVAAGRFAQKVERLKLMTSLCPSMPAQAAIADYLQHGGYDRHLRKLRYALEEQQSAMLAAIARYFPAQTRVSQPAGGYFLWLELPEQTDSLKLFQMALAQGISIAPGPIFSATQRFRNCIRLNYGSPWTEASEKAMETLGRIVRSF; from the coding sequence ATGAAACGCTACGAAAAATTCGCCGACGACATTGCAGAACTGATCCGCTCCGGCGTCCTCGGCCCCGGCCAACGCGTGCCCTCGGTGCGCTATGCCAGCCAGACCTACGGCGTCAGCCCGTCCACGGTATTCCAGGCCTACTACCTGCTGGAGCGCCGTGGCCTGATTCGCGCGCGGCCGCGTTCGGGTTACTTCGTCAACACCCATGCGCCCAGTCCGTTTTCCGAGCCGGTGGTGAGCGAGCAGGTGCACGAGTCCACCGAAGTCGACGTGAGCGAACTGGTGTTCTCGGTACTCGACTCGATCAAAGACCCGAACACCGTACCGTTCGGCTCGGCGTTCCCCAGCCCCATGCTGTTCCCGCTACCGCGCCTGGCCCGCTCCCTGGCCAGCGCCAGCCGCGAAATGGACCCGCGCCTGGTGGTCACCGACATGTCGCCGGGCAACCCGCAACTGCGTCGGCAGATCGCCCTGCGCTACATGGTCGGCGGCCTGATGCTACCCATGGAAGAACTGCTGATCACCAACGGCGCCTTGGAAGCGTTGAACCTGTGCCTGCAAGCCGTCACCGAACCGGGTGACCTGGTGGCCATCGAAGCCCCAGCGTTCTACGCCTGCCTGCAAGTGCTGGAGCGCTTGAAACTCAAGGCCGTGGAAATCCCCGTGCACCCACGCGACGGCATCGACCTCAACGCCCTCGCGCAAACCCTGGAGCGCTACCCGATCAAGGCCTGCTGGACCATGACCAGCTTCCAGAACCCCATGGGCGCGACCCTGCCGGAAGCCAAGAAACAGGCCCTGGTCGAACTACTACGCGGCCATCAGGTGCCGCTGATCGAAGACGATGTGTACGCCGAGCTGTATTACGGCCAACAGGCGCCGAAGCCCGCCAAGGCGTTCGATACCGAAGGCCTGGTGATGCATTGCGGCTCCTTCGCCAAAAGCTTGGCCCCCGGCTATCGCGTGGGTTGGGTGGCGGCCGGACGTTTTGCGCAGAAGGTTGAACGCCTGAAGCTGATGACCTCGCTCTGCCCGTCAATGCCGGCCCAGGCGGCGATTGCCGATTACTTGCAGCACGGCGGCTATGACCGGCACCTGCGCAAACTGCGCTATGCCCTGGAGGAGCAGCAAAGCGCCATGCTGGCCGCTATCGCCCGCTATTTCCCTGCGCAGACGCGGGTCAGCCAACCCGCCGGCGGGTATTTCCTGTGGCTGGAACTGCCGGAGCAGACGGATTCGTTGAAGTTGTTCCAGATGGCGTTGGCGCAAGGCATCAGCATCGCGCCGGGGCCGATCTTCTCGGCCACCCAGCGCTTTCGGAACTGCATTCGCTTGAACTACGGCAGCCCGTGGACTGAGGCGTCGGAGAAAGCCATGGAAACATTGGGGCGCATTGTTCGGTCGTTTTGA
- the ccoG gene encoding cytochrome c oxidase accessory protein CcoG, giving the protein MSEHIPTVEIFEPTHPKKVKAKSSDNLIHTRSFTGLFRTLRVSGAAFLFLAFFGTVWLNWDGRQAVLWDLAESKFHIFGATFWPQDFILLSALLIICAFGLFAITVFAGRVWCGYTCPQSSFTWLFMWCEKITEGERNQRIKLQAAPWSLNKLARRSAKHTLWLGISVLTGLTFVGYFTPIRPLAAELLTWQMGGVSLFWVLFFTGATYINAGWLREAVCMHMCPYARFQSVMFDKDTLTISYDVARGENRGPRKRDVKPADVGLGDCIDCQLCVQVCPTGIDIRDGLQMECIGCAACIDACDSIMDKMGYPRGLVSYTSEHQLQGGKTHLLRPRLIGYSAVLLVMIAALVVALVERPMVSLDVTKDRGMFRENAQGLIENIYSLKVINKTQQRQDYRLELVDADGFQLQGKTEISLAPGEISDVPVSVALLADKPASSSQTLRFKVSDVDEPGIYSIADSRFVAPLNR; this is encoded by the coding sequence ATGAGCGAACACATCCCAACCGTGGAAATCTTTGAGCCCACACACCCAAAGAAGGTGAAGGCCAAATCCAGCGACAACCTGATTCATACCCGCAGTTTCACCGGCCTGTTCCGTACCTTGCGCGTGAGCGGTGCAGCCTTCCTGTTCCTGGCGTTTTTCGGCACCGTGTGGCTGAACTGGGACGGTCGGCAGGCCGTGTTGTGGGACTTGGCTGAAAGCAAATTCCATATCTTTGGCGCGACCTTCTGGCCGCAGGATTTCATCCTGTTGTCGGCGCTGTTGATCATCTGCGCCTTCGGCCTGTTTGCGATCACCGTGTTTGCCGGCCGCGTGTGGTGCGGCTACACCTGCCCGCAGAGCTCGTTTACCTGGCTGTTCATGTGGTGTGAAAAAATCACCGAGGGCGAGCGCAACCAGCGCATCAAGCTGCAAGCGGCACCCTGGAGCCTGAACAAACTGGCGCGACGCTCGGCCAAGCACACCTTGTGGCTGGGCATTAGCGTGCTGACGGGGCTGACCTTCGTCGGCTATTTCACGCCGATCCGCCCCTTGGCGGCTGAACTGCTGACCTGGCAGATGGGCGGCGTCAGTTTGTTCTGGGTGCTGTTTTTTACCGGCGCCACCTACATCAATGCGGGCTGGCTGCGCGAAGCCGTGTGCATGCACATGTGTCCGTATGCGCGGTTCCAGAGCGTGATGTTCGACAAGGACACCCTGACCATTTCCTACGACGTGGCCCGTGGCGAAAACCGTGGCCCGCGCAAACGTGACGTCAAACCCGCCGACGTCGGCCTGGGCGACTGCATCGACTGCCAGCTGTGCGTACAGGTCTGCCCCACCGGCATCGACATCCGCGACGGCCTGCAAATGGAGTGCATCGGCTGCGCGGCGTGCATCGACGCCTGCGATTCGATCATGGACAAAATGGGCTACCCGCGTGGCCTGGTGAGCTACACCAGCGAACATCAACTGCAAGGCGGCAAGACGCACCTGCTAAGGCCGCGCCTGATCGGCTACAGTGCCGTGCTGCTGGTGATGATTGCTGCGCTGGTAGTGGCGCTGGTGGAACGGCCGATGGTGTCGCTGGATGTGACCAAGGACCGTGGCATGTTCCGTGAAAACGCCCAGGGTCTGATCGAAAACATCTACAGCCTCAAGGTGATCAACAAGACCCAGCAACGCCAGGACTATCGCCTGGAACTGGTGGACGCCGACGGCTTCCAGTTGCAAGGCAAGACCGAGATCAGCCTGGCGCCGGGGGAAATCAGCGATGTGCCGGTGTCGGTGGCATTGCTGGCGGATAAACCGGCGAGCAGTTCGCAGACCTTGCGTTTCAAAGTCTCGGACGTGGATGAGCCGGGGATCTACAGCATTGCCGACAGCCGCTTTGTGGCGCCGTTGAACCGATAA
- a CDS encoding DUF3203 family protein yields MPIRIENQLCYFMLDDNGQEQSVPATRVNIVTDLDKSMSYVELAAERIYITEAEADALTVAGAHDGRQHVKAEEPGSLI; encoded by the coding sequence ATGCCCATTCGTATCGAAAACCAACTGTGCTACTTCATGCTCGATGACAACGGCCAGGAACAGAGCGTGCCAGCGACCCGGGTCAATATTGTTACCGACCTCGACAAGTCGATGTCCTACGTGGAGTTGGCCGCCGAGCGGATCTATATCACCGAGGCCGAGGCCGACGCCCTGACGGTGGCCGGCGCCCACGATGGGCGCCAGCATGTGAAAGCCGAAGAACCTGGTTCGCTGATTTAA
- a CDS encoding MgtC/SapB family protein — protein sequence MDAWWHEVWQTLQAEFADIGDAKQLTQITVRLLIAAILGGILGFERESKGKAAGVRTHMLVALGAALFVMVPQMSGNQADAMSRVVQGVIAGIGFLGAGTIIKGKDDEEGHVKGLTTAAGLWMTAAIGVSAGLGRESTAVLSTLLALAVFSVMPKIVKRFEKD from the coding sequence ATGGACGCGTGGTGGCATGAAGTGTGGCAAACCCTGCAGGCTGAATTCGCCGACATTGGCGACGCCAAGCAGCTCACCCAGATCACCGTGCGCCTGCTGATCGCCGCGATCCTGGGCGGCATTCTCGGCTTTGAGCGAGAGAGCAAGGGCAAGGCCGCCGGGGTGCGCACCCATATGCTGGTGGCGCTGGGCGCTGCCTTGTTTGTGATGGTGCCGCAAATGTCCGGCAACCAGGCGGACGCCATGAGCCGGGTGGTGCAAGGGGTGATTGCGGGGATCGGATTCTTGGGCGCCGGTACGATCATCAAGGGCAAGGATGATGAGGAGGGGCACGTCAAAGGCCTGACCACCGCCGCCGGCTTGTGGATGACCGCTGCGATTGGAGTCTCGGCCGGGTTGGGCCGGGAATCGACAGCGGTGCTGAGTACCTTGCTGGCGCTGGCGGTGTTCAGCGTGATGCCAAAGATCGTCAAGCGTTTTGAGAAGGACTGA
- a CDS encoding alpha-1,4-glucan--maltose-1-phosphate maltosyltransferase has product MTAETDSLLPLSQALLLPRIAIESTTPVIDGGEFAVKAVVGQRVNVTSKVFADGHDKLAVLIRWRPLQDESWHSVVMTDAGNNGWEGAFTVAQQGPHEYCIEAWIDTFASFCYELRKKHEAGVPVSLELQEGRSLVLQAAERSDNELRDRLMLLHHELSGLLETEQVAQFLHEDSAHLMTQADHRAYLSISTVYPIDVEREAALFASWYELFPRSITDDPARHGTFNDVHSRLSMIHDMGFDVLYFPPIHPIGRSHRKGKNNSLSAGPDDPGSPYAIGSEDGGHEAIHPQLGSRDDFRRLVQAAAEHGLEIALDFAIQCSQDHPWLKEHPGWFNWRPDGTIKYAENPPKKYQDIVNVDFYAADAIPSLWTELRDIVVGWVEEGVKTFRVDNPHTKPLPFWQWLISDVRSKYPDVIFLAEAFTTPAMMARLGKVGYSQSYTYFTWRNTKAELSEYLTQLNESPWRECYRPNFFVNTPDINPAFLHDSGRPGFLIRAALATMGSGLWGMYSGFELCESAPVPGKEEYLDSEKYEIRPRDFTAPGNIIAEIAQLNRIRRQNPALQTHLGLTLYNAWNDNILYFGKRSEDGSNFILVAVNLDPYNAQEAHFELPLWELGLPDDAQTQGEDLMNGHRWTWYGKTQWTRLEPQMPFGIWRITPSS; this is encoded by the coding sequence ATGACTGCTGAAACAGACTCCTTGTTACCACTGTCCCAGGCACTGTTGCTGCCCAGGATCGCAATCGAAAGCACCACCCCCGTGATCGATGGCGGCGAATTTGCCGTCAAGGCCGTGGTCGGCCAACGGGTCAATGTCACCAGCAAAGTGTTTGCCGACGGCCATGACAAGCTCGCCGTGCTGATCCGCTGGCGCCCGCTGCAGGACGAAAGCTGGCACAGCGTGGTCATGACCGACGCGGGCAACAACGGCTGGGAAGGCGCGTTTACTGTGGCCCAGCAAGGCCCTCACGAATACTGCATCGAAGCCTGGATCGATACCTTCGCCAGCTTTTGCTATGAGCTGCGCAAGAAGCATGAGGCGGGTGTGCCGGTCAGCCTGGAACTGCAGGAAGGCCGCAGCCTGGTGCTACAGGCCGCCGAGCGCAGTGACAATGAGCTGCGTGACCGCCTGATGCTGTTGCACCACGAACTCTCCGGCCTGCTGGAAACCGAGCAGGTTGCGCAGTTCCTGCACGAAGACAGTGCACACCTGATGACCCAGGCCGATCACCGCGCCTACCTGAGCATCAGCACCGTCTACCCGATTGATGTGGAGCGCGAGGCGGCGCTGTTTGCCAGCTGGTATGAGCTGTTCCCGCGCTCGATCACCGACGATCCGGCGCGTCACGGCACCTTTAATGACGTGCATTCGCGCCTGTCGATGATCCATGACATGGGTTTTGACGTGCTGTATTTCCCGCCGATCCACCCCATCGGGCGCAGCCACCGCAAAGGCAAGAACAATTCCCTGAGCGCCGGCCCCGATGATCCGGGCAGCCCCTATGCCATCGGCAGCGAAGACGGCGGCCATGAGGCCATTCACCCGCAACTGGGCAGCCGCGATGATTTCCGCCGCCTAGTCCAGGCGGCTGCCGAGCATGGCCTGGAAATCGCTTTGGACTTCGCCATCCAGTGTTCCCAGGACCATCCGTGGCTCAAGGAGCATCCGGGCTGGTTCAACTGGCGTCCGGACGGCACGATCAAATACGCGGAGAACCCGCCGAAGAAGTACCAAGACATCGTCAACGTCGACTTTTATGCCGCAGATGCCATCCCGAGCCTGTGGACCGAGCTGCGCGACATTGTGGTGGGTTGGGTGGAAGAGGGCGTGAAGACCTTTCGCGTTGACAACCCCCACACCAAGCCGCTGCCGTTCTGGCAATGGCTGATCAGCGACGTGCGGTCCAAGTACCCGGACGTGATCTTCCTGGCCGAGGCCTTCACCACGCCGGCGATGATGGCGCGCCTGGGCAAGGTTGGCTATTCACAGAGCTATACCTATTTCACCTGGCGCAATACCAAGGCCGAGCTGAGCGAATACCTGACGCAGCTGAACGAGTCGCCGTGGCGCGAATGCTACCGGCCGAATTTCTTCGTCAACACACCAGACATCAACCCAGCCTTCCTGCACGACTCCGGCCGCCCTGGCTTCTTGATCCGTGCCGCGCTGGCCACCATGGGCTCGGGCCTGTGGGGCATGTATTCCGGCTTCGAACTCTGCGAGTCGGCCCCGGTGCCAGGCAAAGAGGAATACCTGGACTCGGAGAAATACGAGATCCGCCCACGGGACTTCACCGCCCCCGGCAACATCATTGCCGAGATCGCCCAGCTCAACCGCATCCGCCGGCAGAACCCGGCGCTGCAGACGCATCTGGGGCTCACGCTCTACAACGCCTGGAACGACAACATCCTGTATTTCGGCAAGCGCAGCGAGGACGGCAGCAACTTCATTCTGGTGGCGGTGAACCTGGATCCTTATAACGCCCAGGAAGCCCACTTCGAGTTGCCCTTGTGGGAATTGGGGCTGCCGGATGATGCCCAGACCCAAGGTGAAGACCTGATGAACGGCCATCGCTGGACCTGGTACGGCAAAACCCAGTGGACACGGCTGGAGCCGCAGATGCCGTTTGGCATCTGGCGCATCACCCCATCGTCTTGA